One stretch of Actinacidiphila sp. DG2A-62 DNA includes these proteins:
- a CDS encoding purple acid phosphatase family protein, producing MEPQLETPEHRAADGDGNGSGAGDGTRGADGNGGGVSRRAAVGLLGTAGVGAVAAPLLAAGPAAADSPAAPAASPAFLPSPDAAGAPPVQGLHLTFGRDPSTQMVVSWITDGPVKRPRVLYGTLGHGLGSGATARTRTYRDGVSGRTVYVHHALLTGLRPGSDYLYLVSHDGATPDSGTFKTAPRGRQPLTFTSFGDQSAPQVTWSAAGVATLDANSTPATKDIVTGVETVAPLFHLLNGDLCYANLDVDRVRTWNNFFTNNTRSARFRPWMPAAGNHEIENGNGPIGLGAYQTYFELPSTETDAELAGLYYTFTAGSVRVIVLQNDDVCLQDGGDVYVNGYSGGRQLAFLERELKAARADREVDWVVVAMHQVMISSSDANGADLGLREKYGPLFDRYGVDLVVCGHEHNYERSLAVRGVVGGSETLTPNPVSTRTDDIDTGLGTVHMVLGGGGVSGTTNQSFFKDGTAKVITAVADSRPAGGKRAATYVREQAVWTGVRDLDHPYGFAAFTVDPGRFPGDTTRLHVTYYNVNKPNGELSVFERFTLHRKRSDGRR from the coding sequence ATGGAACCACAGTTGGAGACGCCAGAGCACCGTGCGGCGGACGGGGACGGAAACGGGAGCGGAGCCGGGGACGGCACGCGCGGCGCCGACGGCAACGGCGGGGGCGTGAGCCGCCGCGCCGCGGTGGGCCTGCTCGGCACCGCGGGCGTCGGCGCGGTCGCGGCGCCGCTGCTGGCGGCCGGGCCCGCGGCGGCCGACTCGCCCGCCGCTCCCGCCGCCTCGCCGGCCTTCCTGCCCTCCCCCGACGCCGCCGGGGCTCCCCCGGTGCAGGGCCTGCACCTGACCTTCGGCAGGGACCCGTCCACCCAGATGGTCGTCTCCTGGATCACCGACGGCCCGGTCAAGCGCCCCCGGGTGCTGTACGGCACGCTCGGCCACGGCCTGGGCTCGGGCGCCACGGCGCGCACCCGCACGTACCGCGACGGCGTCTCGGGCCGCACGGTCTACGTGCACCACGCGCTGCTGACCGGGCTGCGGCCGGGCAGCGACTACCTCTACCTGGTCTCGCACGACGGCGCGACGCCGGACAGCGGCACCTTCAAAACCGCGCCGCGCGGCCGGCAGCCGCTGACCTTCACCAGCTTCGGCGACCAGTCCGCGCCGCAGGTGACATGGTCGGCGGCCGGCGTCGCCACGCTGGACGCCAACTCCACGCCCGCCACCAAGGACATCGTCACCGGCGTGGAGACGGTGGCGCCGCTCTTCCACCTGCTCAACGGCGACCTGTGCTACGCCAACCTGGACGTGGACCGGGTGCGCACCTGGAACAACTTCTTCACCAACAACACGCGTTCGGCCCGCTTCCGGCCCTGGATGCCGGCCGCGGGCAACCACGAGATCGAGAACGGCAACGGGCCGATCGGACTGGGCGCCTACCAGACCTACTTCGAGCTGCCGTCCACCGAGACGGACGCGGAACTCGCCGGCCTGTACTACACGTTCACCGCGGGCTCGGTGCGGGTGATCGTGCTGCAGAACGACGACGTGTGCCTGCAGGACGGCGGCGACGTCTATGTCAACGGCTACTCCGGCGGCCGTCAACTGGCCTTCCTGGAGCGGGAGCTGAAGGCCGCGCGGGCGGACCGCGAGGTCGACTGGGTGGTCGTCGCGATGCACCAGGTGATGATCAGCTCCTCCGACGCCAACGGTGCGGACCTGGGCCTGCGCGAGAAGTACGGGCCGCTGTTCGACCGCTACGGCGTGGACCTGGTGGTCTGCGGCCACGAGCACAACTACGAGCGCTCGCTGGCGGTGCGCGGCGTGGTCGGCGGCAGCGAGACGCTGACCCCGAACCCGGTCTCGACCCGCACCGACGACATCGACACCGGACTGGGCACCGTGCACATGGTGCTGGGCGGCGGCGGGGTCTCCGGCACCACCAACCAGTCCTTCTTCAAGGACGGCACCGCCAAGGTCATCACCGCGGTGGCCGACAGCCGCCCGGCGGGCGGCAAGCGCGCGGCGACGTACGTCAGGGAGCAGGCGGTCTGGACCGGCGTCCGCGACCTCGACCACCCCTACGGCTTCGCGGCGTTCACCGTGGACCCGGGCCGCTTCCCCGGCGACACGACCCGGCTGCACGTCACGTACTACAACGTGAACAAGCCGAACGGTGAGCTGTCGGTCTTCGAGCGCTTCACGCTGCACCGCAAGCGGTCCGACGGGCGGCGCTGA
- a CDS encoding helix-turn-helix domain-containing protein, whose product MADVRAWRPAVSGIAEVLHAHFTDHAYPVHTHDTWDVMILDHGVVDFSLDRRRHGAWDAARVVLLPPGVPHDGRTVLPAGFHKRVLYLTTDVLPERLAGAAVKGPVLADPELRRAVHRLHTALAHRDDALEAESRLAFVRERLLARMDGLRPRPPGREGDRLAARLRELLDARVADGLTLEEATAILHAHPTHLVRSFSRAYGLPPHTYLTGRRIDRARAMLLAGARPAEVAAAVGFYDQAHFSRHFSRHMGVPPARFGAGRRSRAGAGPADAGPEPLSAWRSPGR is encoded by the coding sequence GTGGCCGATGTGCGGGCCTGGCGGCCCGCGGTGTCCGGCATCGCCGAGGTGCTGCACGCCCACTTCACCGACCACGCCTACCCGGTGCACACCCATGACACGTGGGACGTGATGATCCTGGACCACGGCGTCGTCGACTTCTCGCTGGACCGCCGGCGGCACGGCGCGTGGGACGCCGCCCGGGTGGTGCTGCTGCCGCCGGGCGTGCCGCACGACGGGCGCACCGTGTTGCCCGCCGGCTTCCACAAGCGGGTGCTGTACCTGACCACCGACGTGCTCCCCGAGCGCCTCGCCGGCGCCGCGGTCAAGGGCCCGGTGCTGGCCGACCCGGAGCTGCGCCGGGCCGTGCACCGGCTGCACACCGCGCTGGCGCACCGCGACGACGCGCTGGAGGCCGAGTCGCGCCTGGCGTTCGTGCGCGAACGGCTGCTGGCCAGGATGGACGGGCTGCGCCCCCGGCCGCCCGGCCGGGAGGGCGACCGGCTCGCCGCGCGGCTGCGCGAACTGCTGGACGCCAGGGTCGCCGACGGACTGACGCTGGAGGAGGCCACGGCGATCCTGCACGCGCACCCGACGCACCTGGTCCGCAGCTTCAGCCGTGCCTACGGCCTGCCGCCGCACACCTACCTGACCGGCCGGCGGATCGACCGCGCCCGCGCGATGCTGCTGGCCGGGGCGCGTCCCGCCGAGGTGGCGGCGGCGGTCGGCTTCTACGACCAGGCGCACTTCAGCCGCCACTTCAGCCGGCACATGGGGGTGCCGCCGGCCCGCTTCGGCGCGGGCCGGCGGAGCCGAGCGGGCGCCGGCCCGGCCGACGCCGGGCCGGAACCGCTCAGTGCGTGGCGATCGCCGGGTCGCTGA
- a CDS encoding LysR family transcriptional regulator yields the protein MQLQQLAYFVAVADARHFTRAAEEVHVSQPSLSQQIRALEKELGAELFSRARGNIALTDAGEALLPLARRILADADTARHEVQELAQLRRGRVRLGATPSLCTGLLPDVLRDFHGRHPGIHLFIEEGGSHDLVRQLARGALDLALVVLPLPSPSPALTTIELFQEDLVAVSSAETPAPRSPLRIADLEGRPMVMFRHGYDLRELTLAACRAAGFEPYLTVEGGEMDAVLGFVRAGLGLGVVPSTVAARTAQGLRVTPFARPGLRRTVALAHRSDVAPPRAARVLQQVVQEAARRAVTASGLHPPAGSGTPAGSGAGR from the coding sequence GTGCAGTTGCAGCAGCTCGCGTACTTCGTGGCCGTCGCCGACGCCCGGCACTTCACCCGTGCGGCGGAGGAGGTGCACGTCTCGCAGCCGTCGCTGTCGCAGCAGATCAGGGCGCTGGAGAAGGAGCTGGGCGCGGAGCTGTTCAGCCGGGCACGGGGGAACATCGCGCTGACCGACGCGGGCGAGGCGCTGCTGCCGCTGGCCCGCCGGATCCTGGCGGACGCCGACACCGCGCGCCACGAGGTGCAGGAGCTGGCACAGCTGCGCCGCGGCCGGGTGCGCCTGGGCGCGACGCCGAGCCTGTGCACCGGGCTGCTGCCCGACGTGCTGCGCGACTTCCACGGCCGGCACCCCGGCATCCACCTGTTCATCGAGGAGGGCGGGTCGCACGACCTGGTACGGCAGCTGGCGCGCGGCGCGCTGGACCTGGCGCTCGTGGTGCTCCCGCTGCCCAGCCCCTCCCCCGCGCTGACCACGATCGAGCTGTTCCAGGAGGACCTGGTGGCGGTCTCCTCGGCCGAGACGCCGGCGCCGCGCTCGCCGCTGCGGATCGCGGACCTGGAGGGCCGGCCGATGGTGATGTTCCGGCACGGCTACGACCTGCGGGAGCTGACGCTCGCGGCCTGCCGGGCGGCCGGCTTCGAGCCGTACCTGACGGTGGAGGGCGGCGAGATGGACGCGGTGCTCGGCTTCGTGCGGGCCGGGCTCGGGCTGGGCGTGGTGCCCAGCACCGTGGCCGCGAGGACCGCCCAGGGTTTGCGGGTCACGCCCTTCGCCCGCCCGGGGCTGCGCCGCACCGTCGCGCTGGCGCACCGCAGCGACGTGGCGCCGCCGCGCGCCGCGCGGGTGCTCCAGCAGGTGGTGCAGGAGGCGGCGCGGCGCGCGGTGACGGCGAGCGGGCTGCACCCGCCGGCCGGGAGCGGCACGCCCGCGGGAAGCGGGGCCGGGCGGTGA
- a CDS encoding succinate dehydrogenase, whose amino-acid sequence MALATRTDRRPSMPRTLWDSTVGKKTIMAVSGLVMLLYLLVHMFGNLKIFFGPGDFNGYAHWLRTLGEPFLHYAWALWIIRVVLVASVLAHGVCAYQLSRRDQRARPVGYVHRRARASYATRTMRWGGVILLLFVVWHLLDLTTGTAHPGGYQPGHPYQNVVDTFSTWYGDAVYIVAMLALGLHVRHGVWSAAQTLGAGSPTRDRALRTVANAIALVLTAGFIAVPVGVMTGIVS is encoded by the coding sequence ATGGCACTGGCAACGCGCACGGACCGACGGCCGTCGATGCCCCGGACGCTGTGGGACTCCACCGTCGGCAAGAAGACCATCATGGCGGTCAGCGGGCTGGTCATGCTGCTCTACCTGCTGGTCCACATGTTCGGCAACCTCAAGATCTTCTTCGGCCCCGGCGACTTCAACGGCTACGCGCACTGGCTGCGCACCCTCGGCGAGCCCTTCCTGCACTACGCGTGGGCGCTGTGGATCATCCGCGTGGTGCTCGTCGCGTCCGTCCTCGCGCACGGCGTCTGCGCCTACCAGCTCAGCCGCCGCGACCAGCGGGCCCGGCCGGTCGGCTACGTCCACCGCAGAGCGCGCGCCTCCTACGCCACCCGCACCATGCGCTGGGGCGGCGTGATCCTGCTGCTGTTCGTCGTCTGGCACCTGCTGGACCTGACCACCGGCACCGCCCACCCCGGCGGCTACCAGCCGGGCCACCCGTACCAGAACGTCGTGGACACCTTCTCCACCTGGTACGGCGACGCCGTCTACATCGTCGCGATGCTCGCCCTCGGCCTGCACGTGCGGCACGGCGTGTGGAGCGCCGCGCAGACCCTCGGCGCGGGCAGCCCGACCCGCGACCGGGCGCTGAGGACCGTCGCGAACGCCATCGCCCTCGTGCTGACGGCCGGCTTCATCGCCGTGCCCGTCGGCGTCATGACCGGAATCGTGAGCTGA
- a CDS encoding fumarate reductase/succinate dehydrogenase flavoprotein subunit: MNAYTQYRTGEPVADTKAPQGPIAERWDARRFAAKLVNPANRRRRTVIVVGTGLAGGSAGATLAEQGYHVVQFCYQDSPRRAHSIAAQGGINAAKNYRNDGDSIHRLFYDTVKGGDFRARESNVHRLAQISVEIIDQCVAQGVPFAREYGGLLDTRSFGGVQVSRTFYARGQTGQQLLLGAYQALSRQIAAGGVEMHPRTEMLDLIVVDGAARGIVARDLVSGEITPYFADAVVLATGGYGNVFHLSTNAMNSNATAIWRAHRRGALFANPCFTQIHPTCIPRSGDHQSKLTLMSESLRNDGRIWVPAAKGDTRPPDQIPEDERDYYLERIYPSFGNLVPRDIASRAAKNVCDEGRGVGPGGQGVYLDFADAIARMGRKAVEAKYGNLFEMYQRITAEDPYQVPMRIYPAVHYTMGGLWVDYDLQTTVPGLFAIGEANFSDHGANRLGASALMQGLADGYFVLPATLNDYLARTPAQLPLDAGHPAVAEAVADVEDRLNLLVAVDGDRTADSFHREIGDLLWEHCGMARTEQGLRKALERIPQIREEFWRRVKVPGGPAEFNQSLERANRVVDYLELAELMCLDALHRSESCGGHFREESQTPDGEAERRDEEFSYAAAWEFTGTGRAPVLHKEALVFTEVHPTQRSYA, from the coding sequence ATGAACGCATACACGCAGTACCGGACCGGCGAGCCGGTCGCCGACACCAAGGCGCCGCAGGGGCCGATCGCCGAGCGCTGGGACGCCCGCCGCTTCGCGGCGAAGCTGGTCAACCCCGCCAACCGCAGACGGCGCACCGTGATCGTCGTCGGCACCGGCCTGGCCGGCGGCTCGGCCGGCGCCACGCTCGCCGAACAGGGCTACCACGTCGTGCAGTTCTGCTACCAGGACTCCCCGCGCCGAGCCCACTCCATCGCCGCCCAGGGCGGCATCAACGCCGCGAAGAACTACCGCAACGACGGCGACTCGATCCACCGGCTGTTCTACGACACCGTCAAGGGCGGCGACTTCCGCGCCCGCGAGTCCAACGTGCACCGGCTGGCGCAGATCTCCGTGGAGATCATCGACCAGTGCGTGGCGCAGGGCGTGCCCTTCGCCCGCGAGTACGGCGGGCTGCTCGACACCCGCTCCTTCGGCGGCGTCCAGGTCTCCCGCACCTTCTACGCCCGCGGCCAGACCGGGCAGCAGCTGCTGCTCGGCGCCTACCAGGCGCTGTCCCGGCAGATCGCCGCAGGCGGCGTCGAGATGCACCCGCGCACCGAGATGCTCGACCTGATCGTGGTCGACGGCGCGGCCCGCGGCATCGTCGCCCGCGACCTGGTCAGTGGCGAGATCACCCCGTACTTCGCCGACGCGGTGGTGCTGGCCACCGGCGGTTACGGCAACGTCTTCCACCTGTCCACCAACGCCATGAACTCCAACGCCACCGCGATCTGGCGGGCCCACCGGCGCGGCGCCCTGTTCGCCAATCCCTGCTTCACCCAGATCCACCCCACCTGCATCCCGCGCAGCGGCGACCACCAGTCCAAGCTGACCCTGATGAGCGAGTCGCTGCGCAACGACGGCCGGATCTGGGTGCCCGCGGCCAAGGGCGACACCCGGCCGCCGGACCAGATCCCCGAGGACGAGCGCGACTACTACCTGGAGCGGATCTACCCCTCCTTCGGCAACCTCGTCCCCCGCGACATCGCCTCGCGCGCGGCCAAGAACGTCTGCGACGAGGGCCGCGGCGTCGGCCCCGGCGGCCAGGGCGTCTACCTGGACTTCGCCGACGCCATCGCCCGGATGGGCCGCAAGGCGGTGGAGGCGAAGTACGGCAACCTCTTCGAGATGTACCAGCGGATCACCGCCGAGGACCCGTACCAGGTGCCGATGCGGATCTACCCGGCCGTGCACTACACGATGGGCGGCCTGTGGGTGGACTACGACCTGCAGACCACGGTCCCCGGGCTGTTCGCGATCGGCGAGGCCAACTTCTCCGACCACGGCGCCAACCGGCTCGGCGCCTCCGCCCTCATGCAGGGCCTGGCCGACGGCTACTTCGTGCTGCCCGCGACGCTCAACGACTACCTCGCCCGCACCCCCGCGCAGCTGCCGCTGGACGCCGGGCACCCGGCGGTCGCCGAAGCCGTCGCCGACGTCGAGGACCGGCTGAACCTGCTGGTCGCCGTCGACGGCGACCGCACCGCCGACTCCTTCCACCGCGAGATCGGCGACCTGCTGTGGGAGCACTGCGGCATGGCCCGCACCGAGCAGGGACTGCGCAAGGCGCTGGAGCGCATCCCGCAGATCCGCGAGGAGTTCTGGCGGCGCGTCAAGGTGCCCGGCGGGCCGGCCGAGTTCAACCAGTCCCTGGAACGCGCCAACCGCGTCGTGGACTACCTCGAACTCGCCGAGCTGATGTGCCTGGACGCGCTGCACCGCTCCGAGTCCTGCGGTGGCCACTTCCGCGAGGAGTCCCAGACTCCCGACGGCGAGGCGGAGCGCCGCGACGAGGAGTTCAGCTACGCCGCCGCCTGGGAGTTCACCGGCACCGGCCGGGCCCCGGTGCTGCACAAGGAGGCCCTCGTCTTCACCGAAGTCCACCCCACCCAGCGGAGCTACGCATGA
- a CDS encoding succinate dehydrogenase/fumarate reductase iron-sulfur subunit — protein MRIALRVWRQQNPEAPGAMREYDVDGVSPDMSFLEMLDTLNERLTLAGEEPIAFDHDCREGICGACSLVIDGQAHGPERTTACQLHMRAFRDGDTIDVEPWRAAAFPVVRDLVVDRSAFDRIIQAGGYVSVPTGSAPEAHATAVPKADADRAFEHAECIGCGACVAACPNGSAMLFTSAKVNHLGALPQGAPERETRVLDMVARMDAEGFGGCTLAGECATACPKGIPLTSITAMNREWLRANRKVARD, from the coding sequence ATGAGGATCGCCCTGCGCGTCTGGCGCCAGCAGAACCCCGAGGCGCCCGGCGCCATGCGGGAGTACGACGTGGACGGCGTCTCGCCCGACATGTCCTTCCTGGAGATGCTCGACACCCTCAACGAGCGGCTCACCCTCGCCGGCGAGGAGCCGATCGCCTTCGACCACGACTGCCGCGAGGGCATCTGCGGCGCGTGCAGCCTGGTCATCGACGGGCAGGCGCACGGCCCCGAGCGCACCACCGCCTGCCAGCTGCACATGCGCGCCTTCCGCGACGGCGACACCATCGACGTCGAACCCTGGCGGGCCGCCGCCTTCCCGGTGGTCCGCGACCTGGTCGTGGACCGCTCCGCCTTCGACCGGATCATCCAGGCCGGCGGCTACGTCAGCGTGCCCACCGGCTCCGCGCCCGAGGCGCACGCCACCGCGGTGCCCAAGGCCGACGCCGACCGGGCCTTCGAGCACGCCGAGTGCATCGGCTGCGGCGCCTGCGTCGCGGCCTGCCCCAACGGCTCGGCGATGCTCTTCACCTCCGCCAAGGTCAACCACCTCGGCGCGCTGCCGCAGGGCGCCCCCGAACGGGAGACCCGGGTGCTCGACATGGTCGCCCGGATGGACGCCGAGGGCTTCGGCGGCTGCACCCTGGCCGGCGAGTGCGCGACCGCCTGCCCCAAGGGCATCCCGCTCACCTCCATCACGGCGATGAACAGGGAGTGGCTGCGCGCGAACCGCAAGGTCGCCCGGGACTGA
- a CDS encoding DUF427 domain-containing protein, whose amino-acid sequence MTRPVKTPGPDHPITVEPTGARVVVRAGDRVIADTTRALSLAESTYPVVQYIPYEDVAEGALRPTDSHTYCPYKGEASYYTLVGPQGETADAVWTYDKPYDAVREIAGHVAFYPQHVDIAVG is encoded by the coding sequence ATGACCCGCCCTGTCAAGACGCCCGGCCCCGACCACCCGATCACCGTCGAGCCGACCGGGGCCCGCGTCGTGGTCCGGGCCGGCGACCGCGTCATCGCCGACACCACGCGGGCGCTCTCGCTCGCGGAGTCCACGTACCCGGTCGTCCAGTACATCCCCTACGAGGACGTCGCCGAGGGCGCGCTGCGGCCCACCGACTCCCACACCTACTGCCCGTACAAGGGCGAGGCGTCCTACTACACCCTGGTGGGCCCGCAGGGCGAGACGGCCGACGCGGTGTGGACGTACGACAAGCCGTACGACGCGGTGCGCGAGATCGCCGGCCACGTCGCCTTCTACCCCCAGCACGTGGACATCGCCGTCGGCTGA
- a CDS encoding SAM-dependent methyltransferase, with protein sequence MSDGMAWTRRPAGYQPPEIDTSVPHSARVYDYILGGKDNYPPDREAAEKMLAGWPGFRLSARENRTFMHRAVRYLAEQGIDQFLDIGTGIPTSPNLHEVAQGVVPAARVVYVDNDPIVLAHAGARLNSTPEGRIAYLHADMRDPDAVFESPEVGETLDLSRPVGLSIIAVLQFVTDDQQAYDLVRRYLAPLPAGSFLVISTVTIASNTEQIGGVVAEYTRRGMPARHRTREQVEPFFEGLEQVDPGIVLVHRWRPEPGSEGRVKDSDVAMIGAVARKP encoded by the coding sequence ATGTCGGACGGCATGGCCTGGACACGGCGGCCGGCGGGTTACCAGCCGCCGGAGATCGACACCAGCGTCCCGCATTCGGCGCGGGTGTACGACTACATCCTCGGCGGCAAGGACAACTACCCGCCGGACCGTGAGGCCGCCGAGAAGATGCTCGCCGGCTGGCCCGGTTTCCGGCTGTCGGCGCGGGAGAACCGCACCTTCATGCACCGCGCGGTGCGGTATCTGGCCGAGCAGGGCATCGACCAGTTCCTCGACATCGGCACCGGCATCCCCACCTCCCCCAACCTGCACGAGGTCGCCCAGGGCGTCGTCCCCGCGGCGCGTGTGGTGTACGTCGACAACGACCCGATCGTGCTGGCGCACGCCGGGGCCCGGCTGAACAGCACCCCCGAGGGCCGGATCGCCTACCTGCACGCGGACATGAGGGACCCGGACGCGGTGTTCGAGTCCCCCGAGGTCGGCGAGACGCTGGACCTGAGCCGGCCGGTGGGGCTGTCGATCATCGCGGTGCTGCAGTTCGTGACCGACGACCAGCAGGCGTACGACCTGGTCAGGCGGTATCTGGCGCCGCTGCCCGCGGGCAGTTTCCTGGTCATCTCGACGGTGACCATCGCCTCCAACACCGAGCAGATCGGCGGGGTGGTGGCGGAGTACACCCGGCGCGGCATGCCGGCCAGGCACCGCACCCGCGAGCAGGTCGAGCCGTTCTTCGAGGGCCTGGAGCAGGTCGACCCCGGGATCGTGCTGGTGCACCGCTGGCGCCCGGAGCCGGGCTCCGAGGGCCGGGTCAAGGACTCCGACGTGGCGATGATCGGCGCGGTGGCCCGCAAGCCGTGA
- a CDS encoding DUF397 domain-containing protein: MSRIHNAVRELGEEGWHKPWSGSNGGSCVEVRKLPDGRFAVRQSTDPEGPALIFTHTELAVFARGWEDGQALLAAS; this comes from the coding sequence GTGTCCCGCATTCACAACGCCGTTCGAGAACTGGGCGAAGAGGGCTGGCACAAGCCCTGGAGCGGCAGCAACGGCGGCTCTTGCGTCGAGGTCAGGAAACTGCCCGACGGCCGTTTCGCGGTCCGCCAGTCCACCGACCCCGAGGGCCCGGCGCTGATCTTCACGCACACCGAGCTGGCGGTGTTCGCCCGTGGCTGGGAGGACGGGCAGGCCCTCCTGGCCGCCTCCTGA
- a CDS encoding helix-turn-helix domain-containing protein — MTAAQSANATTIRLMVLGRRLRDLRVAAGRSFEDAALLLDVAPLTIRRMELARGRWKLPYVRTLLEAYGVPDDEARVFMDLVREANQPGWWHRYRDALPSWFSGYVSLEEAASLIRAYEPHYIPGLLQTEDYARAVLRRGVHDNVREVDRRVALRMERQRLLTGARPPELWVVMDETVLRRPMVPPAVLRAQVDRLIELLDLPHVKLQIMPFEVCAHEGMYGPFHIFRFPHEEISDVAYVENLVGAVYLDEYDDVTNFQEALDRMCAQALPVRSAGAFLAGIRKEL, encoded by the coding sequence GTGACCGCAGCCCAGTCGGCCAACGCCACGACCATCCGCCTGATGGTCCTCGGGCGGCGGCTGCGCGATCTGCGGGTGGCCGCGGGCCGCTCCTTCGAGGACGCCGCGCTGCTGCTGGACGTGGCCCCGCTGACCATCCGCCGCATGGAGCTGGCCCGCGGCCGCTGGAAGCTGCCGTACGTCCGCACGCTGCTGGAGGCGTACGGCGTGCCGGACGACGAGGCCCGGGTCTTCATGGACCTGGTCAGGGAGGCCAACCAGCCCGGCTGGTGGCACCGCTACCGCGACGCCCTGCCCTCGTGGTTCAGCGGCTACGTGAGCCTGGAGGAGGCCGCCAGCCTGATCCGCGCCTACGAGCCGCACTACATCCCCGGACTGCTGCAGACCGAGGACTACGCACGGGCGGTGCTGCGCCGCGGCGTCCACGACAACGTGCGCGAGGTGGACCGCCGGGTCGCGCTGCGGATGGAGCGGCAGCGGCTGCTGACCGGCGCCCGGCCGCCGGAGCTGTGGGTGGTGATGGACGAGACCGTGCTGCGCCGGCCGATGGTGCCGCCCGCGGTGCTGCGGGCGCAGGTGGACCGGCTGATCGAGCTGCTGGACCTGCCCCATGTGAAGCTGCAGATCATGCCGTTCGAGGTCTGCGCCCACGAGGGCATGTACGGGCCGTTCCACATCTTCCGCTTCCCGCACGAGGAGATCTCGGACGTCGCCTACGTCGAGAACCTGGTCGGGGCCGTCTATCTCGACGAGTACGACGACGTCACCAATTTCCAGGAGGCCCTGGACCGGATGTGCGCGCAGGCGCTCCCGGTCAGAAGCGCCGGCGCGTTCCTGGCCGGAATCCGTAAGGAGCTTTGA
- a CDS encoding ATP-binding protein, translating into MALTDMTFRSTPLSRHLALTLPADGGSVAEARAGVRAHLSRTGCGADLQDTVVLLVSELFTNALRHTASTTIGCVVHAGDDHVRIEVRGQGSGSGILPGRGDGDGLSDHGRGLHIVETLSLAWGVHGDGRGHTVWCLVSAEDVRDQQDERDARD; encoded by the coding sequence GTGGCACTCACCGACATGACCTTCCGGTCCACCCCGCTCTCGCGGCACCTGGCCCTGACGCTGCCGGCCGACGGCGGCTCGGTGGCCGAGGCGCGGGCGGGGGTGCGGGCCCACCTGTCCCGCACCGGCTGCGGCGCGGACCTCCAGGACACGGTGGTGCTGCTGGTCAGCGAGCTGTTCACCAACGCGCTGCGGCACACCGCGAGCACCACCATCGGCTGCGTCGTGCACGCGGGCGACGACCACGTGCGCATCGAGGTGCGGGGGCAGGGCAGCGGCAGCGGCATACTCCCCGGCCGCGGCGACGGCGACGGCCTGAGCGACCACGGCCGCGGCCTGCACATCGTCGAGACGCTCTCGCTGGCCTGGGGCGTGCACGGCGACGGCCGCGGTCACACCGTCTGGTGCCTGGTGTCCGCGGAGGACGTGCGGGACCAGCAGGACGAGCGGGACGCGCGGGACTGA
- a CDS encoding LacI family DNA-binding transcriptional regulator, which yields MRSIEPTADWGYDAAGELLELAERPTALVAFNDKAAVGALRAAYERGLRVPEDLSITGFDDIDLSRSTVPRLTTVRQPLEEMGRMAVSLLMRLLDRHTVDTLHVELATHLVLRGSTGPAPRR from the coding sequence GTGCGCAGCATCGAGCCGACCGCGGACTGGGGTTACGACGCGGCGGGCGAGCTGCTGGAGCTGGCGGAGCGTCCGACCGCGCTGGTCGCCTTCAACGACAAGGCGGCGGTCGGCGCGCTGCGGGCGGCGTACGAGCGGGGGCTGCGGGTGCCGGAGGACCTGTCGATCACCGGCTTCGACGACATCGACCTGAGCCGCAGCACGGTGCCGCGGCTGACGACGGTGCGCCAGCCGCTGGAGGAGATGGGTCGGATGGCGGTCTCGCTGCTGATGCGGTTGCTGGACCGGCACACGGTGGACACGCTGCACGTGGAGCTGGCCACCCACCTGGTGCTGCGCGGCTCCACCGGCCCGGCGCCGCGCCGCTGA